The following proteins are co-located in the Corynebacterium kalinowskii genome:
- a CDS encoding acetate kinase, translating into MALALVLNSGSSSLKFQILDPEAEATAEPFAAGLVEQVGEPMGRITIKHAGEKWVEELPIPDHGVGLNRVFVMLDEHGIGPSNLDITAVGHRVVHGGLLFSQPAVITDEILEMVRDLIPLAPLHNPANIVGIEVARELLPSIPHVAVFDTGFFHSLPPAAALYAINASVAGQQGIRRYGFHGTSHEYVSQQVPALIGRDPEHTHQIVCHLGNGASISAVHNGHAIDTSMGMTPLAGIVMGTRSGDIDPGIVFHLLRSGMSVDEVDDLLNKKSGVKGISGVNDFRELRAMIQQENSDAWLAYNVYIHNLRKYIGSYMIALGRVDAITFTAGVGENDANVRADALADLEEYGIILDPERNALPNTGPRIISTPESKVKICVVPTNEELAIAKYAVALAH; encoded by the coding sequence ATGGCGCTAGCACTGGTATTGAACTCCGGGTCATCTTCCCTGAAGTTCCAAATCTTAGACCCTGAAGCCGAAGCAACCGCCGAGCCATTTGCTGCTGGCCTCGTCGAGCAGGTTGGCGAGCCCATGGGGCGCATCACCATCAAGCACGCCGGCGAAAAATGGGTGGAAGAACTGCCGATCCCAGACCACGGCGTGGGACTGAACCGGGTGTTCGTCATGCTGGACGAGCATGGCATCGGCCCGTCAAACCTGGACATCACCGCTGTTGGTCACCGTGTGGTCCACGGCGGACTGTTGTTCTCCCAGCCAGCCGTCATTACTGATGAAATCCTGGAGATGGTGCGCGACCTCATCCCGCTCGCCCCATTGCACAACCCGGCCAACATCGTTGGTATTGAGGTCGCCCGCGAACTGCTGCCTTCGATCCCGCATGTCGCGGTCTTCGACACCGGCTTCTTCCATTCCCTCCCACCGGCAGCCGCGCTGTACGCAATCAACGCCTCTGTTGCTGGTCAGCAAGGTATTCGTCGCTATGGCTTCCACGGCACTAGTCACGAATACGTCTCCCAGCAAGTTCCGGCTCTCATCGGCCGCGACCCGGAACACACCCACCAGATCGTCTGCCACCTGGGTAACGGCGCGTCTATTTCTGCAGTGCATAACGGGCACGCGATTGACACGTCTATGGGTATGACCCCGCTGGCCGGCATCGTGATGGGCACCCGCTCCGGGGATATTGACCCTGGTATTGTCTTCCACCTGCTGCGTAGCGGTATGAGCGTCGACGAAGTAGACGACCTGCTGAATAAGAAGTCCGGAGTCAAGGGCATTTCCGGTGTCAATGACTTCCGCGAACTGCGCGCCATGATCCAACAGGAAAACTCCGACGCATGGCTCGCCTACAACGTCTACATCCACAATCTGCGCAAGTACATCGGTTCCTACATGATCGCCCTCGGACGAGTCGATGCCATCACCTTCACCGCAGGTGTCGGTGAAAACGACGCTAATGTGCGCGCCGATGCCCTCGCCGACCTCGAAGAATATGGCATCATCCTCGATCCGGAGCGCAACGCGCTACCGAACACCGGCCCGCGCATCATCTCCACTCCGGAGTCCAAGGTGAAGATCTGCGTCGTGCCGACCAACGAAGAGTTGGCCATCGCTAAGTACGCGGTAGCGCTAGCGCACTAA
- a CDS encoding serine/threonine protein kinase — protein MNDNDPRTEAVEYHPFADDTEGEMRVLIDDLEEIRDSVTHTSAVPFDPFADDDEDDDVELDTEAVLRVAGIKTGPAAEDVNQKSRREALSTFRQRRGTTRAGRVVADGMVQLPFVALTNPQDAVIEPDPRVKPPTLRPGDIVAGQYEVLGVIAHGGMGWIYLANDRNVSGRWVVLKGMIPGGNPRDHGTAEAEREFLADITHPEIVKIYNFIDDPRVPGGFIVMEYVGGPSLLDRRRDQPGDVLPVDIALAYILEILPALEYLHSRGVVYNDLKPDNIIVTEDQVKLIDLGAVSGIGAFGYIYGTKGYQAPEVSTSGPSVASDIYTVGRTLATLVCKLPTTDGVLEMGLPSPFDEPLFRKHLSLYRLLLRATHEDPVQRFRDIHELRTQLYGVLREILAVRDGKQFPAQHSLFSPQRTTFGTKHLVFRTDQLIDGIDRQARITPPEIVAALPTPLIDRTDLGAPMLSGTSYAEPSEALETLRQAMKNPDYEGSVEIPLGVVRALLDLGFIAEARKWLSSLSFHLDGDWRYQWHSGITSLLLDDYPTAQIHFNKVLTILPGEAAPKLALAAVDELLLQQEGMESTALLASGVAKATAELGSSMADLDVSFLASLENTWSHITSDPMALRFHSLRLYRLVWATNPTTVSSAFGMSRQLMAENHLELAVAALDRVPQNSRHHRMAKLTTILLLITTDVSESRIRRAARRLEEIPTNEPRLLQIRVAILGAALTWLRAHELDHAASPNDLFDYPFTQRGLRTGLSDTLRLLARSAPFARHRYSLVDMANQVRPTTWF, from the coding sequence ATGAACGACAACGACCCGCGCACCGAAGCCGTGGAATACCACCCCTTCGCCGACGACACCGAAGGCGAAATGCGGGTGCTTATCGACGACCTCGAAGAGATCAGGGATTCCGTCACCCATACGTCGGCTGTCCCCTTCGACCCCTTCGCCGATGATGACGAAGACGATGACGTCGAGCTCGACACTGAAGCGGTGCTGCGCGTAGCTGGTATCAAGACAGGGCCGGCGGCGGAGGATGTAAATCAGAAGAGTCGTCGAGAAGCACTGTCGACTTTTCGCCAGCGTCGTGGCACCACTCGTGCCGGCCGTGTGGTGGCTGACGGCATGGTGCAGCTGCCGTTCGTTGCGCTGACGAACCCGCAGGACGCGGTCATTGAGCCGGACCCGCGGGTAAAGCCACCGACGCTACGACCGGGCGACATTGTGGCTGGCCAGTACGAGGTGCTGGGTGTCATCGCGCACGGCGGTATGGGATGGATTTACCTGGCCAATGACCGCAATGTGTCCGGGCGGTGGGTCGTGCTCAAGGGCATGATTCCGGGTGGCAATCCGCGCGACCATGGCACGGCGGAGGCCGAACGCGAGTTCCTGGCGGATATTACGCACCCGGAGATCGTGAAGATTTATAACTTCATTGATGATCCGCGCGTGCCCGGCGGCTTCATCGTGATGGAGTACGTGGGTGGCCCGTCGCTGCTGGATCGTCGCCGCGACCAGCCCGGGGACGTGCTCCCTGTCGACATCGCGCTCGCCTACATCCTGGAGATTCTGCCGGCGCTAGAGTACCTGCACTCGCGCGGTGTGGTGTACAACGACTTAAAACCAGACAACATCATCGTGACCGAAGACCAGGTCAAACTCATCGACCTCGGCGCGGTCTCCGGCATCGGCGCCTTCGGCTACATCTATGGCACGAAGGGCTACCAGGCTCCGGAGGTGTCCACGTCCGGGCCGTCTGTGGCCTCCGATATTTACACCGTCGGACGCACCCTCGCGACGCTGGTATGCAAGCTCCCAACCACCGACGGCGTGCTGGAGATGGGGCTACCCTCCCCCTTTGACGAGCCGCTCTTCCGCAAGCACCTCTCCCTCTACCGCTTGCTACTCCGTGCCACGCACGAGGACCCGGTGCAGCGCTTCCGCGACATCCACGAGCTACGCACGCAGCTCTATGGCGTGCTCCGCGAGATTCTCGCCGTCCGCGACGGAAAGCAATTCCCCGCGCAGCACTCGCTTTTCTCGCCACAGAGAACCACGTTCGGCACCAAGCACCTGGTGTTTCGCACGGACCAGCTTATCGACGGCATCGACCGCCAAGCCCGCATCACCCCACCCGAAATCGTGGCGGCCCTGCCTACCCCTCTCATTGATCGCACCGACCTCGGCGCCCCGATGCTTTCCGGCACTTCCTACGCCGAACCATCCGAAGCTCTCGAAACGCTGCGCCAAGCGATGAAAAATCCTGATTACGAGGGCTCGGTGGAAATTCCGCTGGGCGTGGTCCGGGCTTTGCTCGACCTAGGCTTTATCGCCGAAGCTCGCAAGTGGTTGTCTTCCCTGTCCTTCCATCTGGACGGCGATTGGCGCTATCAGTGGCACAGCGGAATCACCTCGCTGCTGCTGGATGACTACCCCACCGCCCAGATTCACTTCAACAAAGTCCTCACTATCCTGCCTGGTGAGGCCGCCCCGAAGCTGGCACTCGCGGCCGTCGATGAGCTCTTATTGCAGCAGGAGGGAATGGAATCGACTGCTTTGCTGGCCTCTGGGGTTGCCAAGGCCACCGCTGAGCTTGGTTCCTCGATGGCTGACTTAGATGTTTCCTTCCTCGCCAGCCTCGAAAACACCTGGTCACACATCACGTCCGACCCGATGGCGCTCAGGTTCCATTCGTTACGCCTCTACCGACTGGTGTGGGCGACCAACCCCACCACGGTGTCCTCCGCCTTTGGTATGTCTCGCCAGCTCATGGCTGAAAATCACCTGGAGCTCGCGGTCGCGGCTCTCGACCGCGTCCCCCAAAACTCTCGCCACCACCGCATGGCAAAACTCACAACCATTTTGCTGCTCATCACCACCGATGTCAGCGAATCCCGGATTAGGCGCGCGGCCCGACGCCTCGAAGAAATCCCCACGAACGAGCCCCGACTCCTTCAAATCCGAGTCGCAATTCTGGGCGCGGCCCTCACGTGGCTGCGCGCCCATGAACTCGACCATGCTGCCAGCCCCAACGATCTCTTCGACTATCCGTTCACTCAGCGAGGCCTGCGAACCGGGCTGTCAGATACGCTGCGGCTACTCGCCCGTTCCGCACCGTTCGCCCGGCATCGCTACTCGCTGGTCGATATGGCCAACCAAGTGCGACCGACCACCTGGTTTTAG
- a CDS encoding glutamate ABC transporter substrate-binding protein: MKKLLSLCTACCLATASVAGCADPDGIPDIPTPAPGATYQPVIPAGAQFEAAGSVTARPPQFENLLGSLRPDDKKPEERVPGIVTRGRIIVGVDQSHHLLSFRDPVSGELRGFEVDLAKQIAQDIFGSPDRVDFRFVDSADTVKALESGQVDIMLRSLSITRAAQDQVFFSIPYLSTGTRMLVLESSGLNSIEDLSGRTACALQDSTAGQLTRQHNPRANIMNTKTWSDCLVMLQQGNVDAIVAHDTILAGMAAQDPYLRIVGRSLSLENYGVAIATPGTRHDTTGLIRQVNSTIERIVADGTWWEMYNRWLAVYQFIKGPPPIIYRPEGEQ, encoded by the coding sequence ATGAAAAAACTCCTATCCTTGTGCACCGCGTGCTGCCTGGCCACCGCTTCGGTAGCAGGTTGCGCCGATCCCGATGGAATCCCAGATATCCCAACACCAGCGCCCGGCGCGACGTATCAGCCGGTCATTCCTGCCGGCGCTCAGTTCGAGGCCGCGGGCTCTGTCACAGCGCGCCCACCACAGTTCGAGAACCTGCTCGGTAGTTTACGTCCGGACGATAAGAAGCCCGAGGAGCGAGTCCCGGGCATCGTCACCCGCGGTCGCATCATTGTGGGCGTGGATCAATCTCACCACCTGCTCAGTTTCCGCGACCCGGTATCGGGCGAGCTGCGTGGATTCGAAGTGGACTTGGCCAAACAGATTGCGCAAGACATCTTCGGTTCCCCAGACCGGGTGGATTTTAGATTCGTCGACAGCGCCGACACAGTCAAGGCACTGGAATCCGGCCAAGTAGACATCATGCTTCGCTCACTGTCCATCACCCGGGCAGCGCAGGACCAGGTATTTTTCTCCATTCCTTATCTGTCCACTGGTACCCGAATGTTGGTTCTGGAATCGTCGGGTCTGAACTCCATCGAGGACCTCAGCGGGCGCACGGCCTGCGCACTCCAGGATTCAACAGCTGGGCAGCTGACCCGCCAGCACAACCCGCGGGCCAACATCATGAACACGAAAACCTGGTCGGATTGCCTGGTGATGCTCCAACAGGGCAACGTGGACGCGATCGTCGCACATGACACGATTTTGGCCGGTATGGCCGCCCAGGACCCATACCTGCGGATCGTGGGAAGATCCCTCAGCCTAGAAAACTACGGCGTCGCCATTGCAACGCCGGGAACCCGCCATGACACCACGGGTCTGATCCGCCAGGTCAACTCCACGATCGAGCGCATCGTCGCCGACGGCACCTGGTGGGAAATGTACAACCGCTGGCTCGCGGTCTACCAGTTCATCAAGGGCCCACCGCCGATCATCTACCGCCCGGAGGGAGAGCAATGA
- a CDS encoding NUDIX domain-containing protein, giving the protein MYGDGDGWSAGPGGTKRWGKYGAAGLFLLAEDSTTVLMQHRAYWTASGGKWGIPGGARDSHETAVDAALREAVEETGISTVPVQVLGTAVTAGPFPADPARAELSGNWTYTTVVAKAPAQLDVVPDEESLELRWVPLGELHTLDLLPALVEALPVIHEILGISN; this is encoded by the coding sequence ATGTATGGCGATGGTGATGGCTGGTCTGCGGGCCCAGGTGGGACGAAGCGCTGGGGGAAATACGGCGCGGCGGGTCTGTTCCTGCTCGCGGAAGACTCAACGACAGTCCTCATGCAACACCGCGCCTACTGGACTGCCAGTGGCGGCAAGTGGGGAATTCCTGGTGGCGCCCGCGATTCCCATGAGACCGCTGTGGATGCCGCGCTGCGTGAAGCCGTGGAGGAGACCGGGATAAGTACTGTTCCAGTCCAGGTCCTCGGTACTGCTGTCACTGCTGGCCCTTTTCCAGCTGACCCAGCACGAGCTGAGCTGTCGGGGAATTGGACGTACACGACGGTCGTCGCAAAGGCGCCCGCGCAGCTCGACGTAGTCCCTGACGAGGAATCCCTAGAACTGCGGTGGGTCCCACTCGGTGAGCTACACACCCTGGATCTGCTGCCTGCTCTGGTGGAAGCATTGCCGGTCATTCACGAGATTCTGGGTATCTCCAATTGA
- a CDS encoding ABC transporter ATP-binding protein, whose translation MIEVAGLTKHFGRVHAVEDLSFTVKPGVVTGFLGPNGAGKSTTMRMILGLDRPTAGTAVINGVRYADMKNPLREVGALLDAKATHPNRSARAHLQWIAESNGIPKTRVDEVLGLVGLSEVAGKRAGGFSLGMGQRLGLATALLGDPGVLLLDEPVNGLDPEGIRWVRSFLKSLAAEGRSVLVSSHMLSEMALTADDLVVIGRGRLIAETTTYDFVKNSSQASVLVRTENLPEFEQVLREEQIDFRQETDPEGRTVLVIDNQTTDYIGSLAFSTGILLHQLSERKASLEDAFIAMTGDTVQYRTDVPGA comes from the coding sequence ATGATTGAAGTAGCTGGACTGACTAAACACTTCGGCAGAGTGCATGCCGTAGAAGATTTGTCATTCACCGTAAAACCGGGCGTGGTCACCGGTTTCCTTGGTCCGAATGGCGCCGGAAAATCCACCACCATGCGCATGATCCTCGGGCTCGACCGACCCACCGCGGGCACGGCTGTGATTAACGGGGTGCGCTATGCCGACATGAAGAACCCGCTGCGTGAAGTAGGCGCACTTCTCGACGCCAAAGCCACGCACCCTAATCGATCCGCCCGGGCTCACTTGCAGTGGATCGCTGAGTCCAATGGCATTCCGAAAACTCGCGTCGACGAAGTACTCGGGCTGGTTGGCCTGAGCGAAGTTGCCGGCAAGCGTGCCGGTGGCTTCTCGCTAGGCATGGGCCAGCGTCTCGGTCTTGCCACCGCACTGCTTGGTGACCCCGGCGTGCTGCTGCTCGACGAGCCAGTGAACGGGCTGGATCCGGAGGGTATTCGCTGGGTGCGCAGTTTCTTGAAGTCCCTGGCCGCCGAAGGCCGCAGTGTGCTGGTGAGTTCCCACATGTTGTCCGAGATGGCGCTGACCGCCGATGACCTGGTTGTGATTGGTCGTGGCCGACTCATCGCCGAGACCACGACCTATGACTTCGTAAAGAACTCATCCCAGGCCAGCGTCCTCGTGCGAACCGAAAATCTGCCCGAGTTTGAGCAAGTGCTGCGCGAGGAACAAATCGATTTCCGTCAGGAGACCGATCCAGAGGGGCGCACCGTGCTGGTCATTGACAACCAGACCACCGACTACATCGGCTCTCTCGCCTTCTCCACCGGCATCCTGCTGCACCAGCTCTCCGAGCGCAAGGCATCGCTTGAAGACGCCTTTATCGCCATGACCGGCGACACCGTCCAGTACCGTACCGACGTCCCGGGGGCTTAA
- a CDS encoding ABC transporter permease subunit: MFLNVLKSEFTKLRTTRAFWGNLIFFLLMTLGFNAFMFFMMAKFSEETQGIPVPPQSVAPGINMPGAMIIAIMSVIVVTSEYTHKFITMTFQATPNRVVLALAKLVLMMLVGGLLAFLVQLIGFPMAQLILGKEMGADLGLGNSEVQGYLWKSAVYAMMFVLFAQGLAWILRSAVAAIVIILGWYMALEVMVLPMIYKVGEKIVPYAPFKNLSAFYYGEPIEEVPWNEWGSLAYFGAWALVFYIIGLVLLVRRDA, translated from the coding sequence ATGTTTCTCAATGTTCTGAAATCGGAGTTCACCAAGCTGCGCACCACCCGCGCGTTCTGGGGCAATCTGATCTTCTTCCTCCTCATGACCCTGGGTTTTAATGCCTTCATGTTTTTCATGATGGCCAAGTTCTCCGAAGAAACTCAAGGGATCCCTGTGCCGCCACAGTCCGTCGCGCCGGGCATCAACATGCCGGGTGCGATGATCATCGCCATCATGTCCGTGATTGTGGTGACCAGCGAGTACACCCACAAGTTCATCACCATGACCTTCCAGGCGACCCCGAACAGAGTGGTGCTGGCACTAGCCAAACTGGTACTCATGATGTTGGTTGGTGGGCTCCTGGCCTTCCTGGTACAGCTGATCGGCTTCCCGATGGCGCAGCTGATCTTGGGCAAGGAAATGGGCGCGGACCTGGGGTTGGGCAATAGTGAGGTGCAGGGCTACCTGTGGAAATCCGCTGTGTATGCCATGATGTTCGTCCTTTTCGCCCAGGGGCTGGCCTGGATTCTGCGGAGCGCCGTGGCAGCGATCGTTATCATCCTCGGCTGGTACATGGCCCTCGAGGTGATGGTGCTGCCGATGATTTACAAGGTCGGCGAAAAGATCGTGCCTTACGCACCATTCAAGAACCTCAGCGCGTTCTACTACGGCGAGCCGATCGAAGAGGTGCCATGGAATGAATGGGGCTCTCTGGCCTACTTCGGAGCTTGGGCGCTCGTGTTCTACATCATTGGGTTGGTACTGCTGGTGCGTCGCGACGCTTAA
- a CDS encoding Na/Pi symporter has translation MAISVGSDLAKLHFPGTIHYVNPRHPMPDEDTILISEFGRAVRWGGIALCIYILIVGINLITTGVHSLGHPLVSSFISYATNPILAVLLGIFLTFAVQSSTAVTTITVATVGAGIVPIEIATMVIMGANVGTCFTALLVAAGFYRNTCNLHRALAAAMTHWWFNVLSLLILFPLEVTFRPLTRMSSWLATRLTGESNSRVTLTDFTEQFVHPVVRMIGVDGWLGHVSSAYTAAALTIVLGAIAIIATIRWISTLMTDITAASSHLVLEHSVERRDAVMSGKSLLAGLGLTMMSQSSSATICSTLPFAGTGNLSLRKVLGIVLGANLGTTLTAVLTALAVPGDYGTLALQAALIHVLFNLGGVLVVLSVRPVGRLIFWLSEQAAGIGTRWPLTAFAVMTASYTIIPLGIIALATW, from the coding sequence ATGGCCATTTCCGTAGGTTCTGACCTGGCCAAACTACATTTTCCCGGAACGATTCACTACGTCAATCCGCGACACCCCATGCCGGATGAAGACACTATTCTCATTTCGGAATTCGGGCGCGCGGTACGTTGGGGCGGCATCGCCCTGTGTATCTACATTCTCATCGTCGGAATCAACCTCATCACCACCGGCGTTCATTCGCTGGGCCACCCCTTGGTGTCGAGCTTTATCAGCTACGCCACCAACCCCATTCTTGCGGTTCTCCTGGGCATCTTCCTCACCTTCGCCGTACAATCTTCCACGGCCGTTACTACCATCACCGTCGCAACCGTCGGTGCTGGAATCGTGCCAATTGAAATCGCCACCATGGTGATCATGGGTGCGAACGTGGGAACCTGTTTTACCGCTCTTCTTGTCGCCGCGGGCTTCTACCGAAATACCTGCAACCTGCACCGAGCACTCGCCGCGGCTATGACCCACTGGTGGTTCAACGTGCTCTCGCTGTTGATCCTCTTCCCTCTAGAAGTCACATTTCGTCCGCTGACCAGGATGTCCAGTTGGCTAGCCACGCGCCTAACTGGTGAGTCTAATTCTCGCGTCACCCTCACCGACTTCACTGAGCAATTCGTCCATCCGGTGGTACGCATGATTGGCGTCGACGGCTGGCTCGGACATGTGTCATCGGCCTACACCGCAGCGGCCTTGACAATTGTTTTGGGGGCCATTGCGATCATCGCGACCATCAGGTGGATCAGCACTTTGATGACCGATATCACCGCAGCCAGTTCACACCTCGTGCTGGAGCACTCAGTAGAGCGTCGCGACGCCGTCATGTCAGGGAAATCTCTCCTCGCCGGACTCGGGCTCACCATGATGTCTCAGTCCTCTTCCGCAACCATCTGCTCCACACTTCCCTTCGCAGGAACAGGAAACCTCTCGCTGCGTAAAGTGCTGGGGATCGTGTTGGGAGCCAACCTGGGCACCACGCTTACCGCGGTGCTCACCGCGCTAGCTGTACCCGGCGACTACGGCACACTGGCTTTGCAAGCCGCCCTCATCCACGTGCTTTTCAACCTAGGCGGAGTTCTCGTAGTACTCAGCGTGCGCCCAGTAGGAAGGCTCATTTTCTGGCTTTCCGAGCAGGCTGCCGGCATAGGAACCCGTTGGCCGCTGACCGCGTTTGCCGTGATGACGGCCAGCTACACGATCATTCCACTGGGCATCATTGCGTTGGCCACCTGGTAG
- the cls gene encoding cardiolipin synthase: protein MLDYFNDPTWQTIGLVLDYAIKILAIGIVPEGRKPAASSAWLLAILLIPIVGLPLFLLMGSPYINRRRHRIQQEADAMIRDVQVRIPDVPPHVPLSPELESIIRLNRRLTRLPAVTGANCGVYSDYAEAIEAMTRAVDEAKETVHAQIYIIAWDETTEPFFRALERAVQRGVKVRLLFDHVGSWKYPGYWKLGRRLNSIGIDWHLTLPLQPWKWRFRRPDLRNHRKMLLIDGHRGFIGSQNMIDSSYLMRRNRRLGLHWMDLMVELTGPVVSSMEMVFAVDWYSESGEALALPETGSGPFPPAGKTEINVLQLVPSGPGYTTEPNLRLFNSIVHHAKQRLVLCSPYFIPDDTLLDAVTTACYRGVRVELYVNERGDQFIVSHAQSSYYAALLEAGVHIYRYPAPAILHAKYVIADPDTPNAVGVLGSSNLDMRSFGLNYEISLLVAHGNLIDELSELTDKYQAASTELTIEEWSKRSLLKRYVDNVMRLTSALQ from the coding sequence ATGCTTGACTACTTCAATGACCCCACATGGCAGACCATCGGCCTCGTGCTCGACTACGCCATCAAGATCCTCGCCATTGGCATCGTGCCGGAAGGACGCAAGCCGGCCGCATCCAGCGCGTGGCTGCTGGCCATTCTGCTGATCCCAATCGTCGGTTTGCCCCTGTTCTTGCTCATGGGCAGCCCGTACATCAATCGGCGTCGTCACCGCATCCAGCAAGAAGCCGACGCCATGATTCGCGACGTGCAGGTAAGAATCCCCGACGTACCACCACACGTACCGCTGAGCCCGGAATTGGAATCCATCATCCGTCTCAACCGCCGGCTCACACGTCTCCCTGCTGTGACCGGCGCCAACTGCGGCGTGTACTCGGATTATGCGGAAGCCATTGAAGCTATGACCCGCGCCGTGGACGAGGCGAAAGAGACCGTTCACGCACAGATCTACATCATCGCCTGGGACGAAACCACCGAGCCTTTCTTCCGCGCACTCGAACGCGCCGTCCAACGTGGCGTCAAAGTCCGCCTGCTTTTCGACCATGTCGGTTCGTGGAAATACCCCGGCTACTGGAAACTCGGCCGTCGCCTGAACTCCATCGGCATCGACTGGCACCTGACCCTGCCACTGCAACCGTGGAAGTGGCGCTTCCGCCGCCCGGACCTGCGCAATCACCGCAAGATGCTGCTTATCGACGGCCATCGCGGCTTCATCGGTTCCCAAAACATGATCGACTCTTCGTATCTGATGCGCCGCAACCGCAGGCTCGGCCTGCACTGGATGGACCTCATGGTCGAGCTCACCGGCCCGGTGGTGTCCTCGATGGAGATGGTGTTTGCGGTGGACTGGTATTCGGAAAGTGGCGAGGCGCTAGCGCTGCCGGAGACAGGCTCGGGTCCTTTCCCCCCAGCGGGGAAGACGGAGATCAACGTGCTGCAGCTGGTTCCTTCTGGACCCGGCTACACCACGGAGCCAAACCTGCGGCTATTTAACTCGATCGTTCACCATGCCAAACAGCGGCTCGTACTGTGCAGCCCTTACTTCATCCCGGATGACACCTTGCTGGATGCAGTCACCACCGCGTGCTATCGAGGCGTTCGCGTGGAGCTGTACGTCAATGAACGGGGCGATCAGTTCATCGTCAGCCATGCTCAGTCCAGTTACTACGCCGCATTGTTAGAAGCGGGTGTCCACATCTACCGATATCCTGCGCCGGCCATTCTCCACGCTAAGTACGTGATTGCCGATCCAGACACCCCAAATGCTGTGGGCGTGCTCGGCTCATCCAATCTGGATATGCGCAGTTTTGGCCTGAATTACGAGATTTCCCTGCTCGTGGCCCACGGCAACTTGATCGATGAGTTGTCTGAATTGACCGACAAGTACCAGGCAGCCTCGACCGAGCTCACTATCGAGGAATGGTCCAAACGATCATTGCTCAAGCGTTACGTGGACAACGTGATGCGACTGACCTCTGCGTTGCAATAG
- a CDS encoding exodeoxyribonuclease III, whose product MRIATWNVNSVRTRINRVTDLLTRHDIDVLTLQETKTTDKNFPYAAVEAAGYEVAHLGLSQWNGVAIASRIGLEDITTQFPDQPGFHKDPLQPQDIEARAIGATCGGVRVWSLYVPNGREIADPHYDYKLRWLDALAKAVEDDLRRTPERQLVLTGDFNIAPRDEDVWDMAFFEGKTHVTEPERVAFEALLDAGLQEVTRSFTEGQFTYWDYQQMRFQRGQGMRIDFQLASKSVRAVHAFVDTEERSTKGASDHAPVIVDYETARIDDVR is encoded by the coding sequence ATGCGCATCGCCACGTGGAACGTCAACTCAGTGCGGACTCGCATTAACCGAGTCACCGACCTCCTCACACGACACGACATCGATGTCCTCACCCTGCAAGAAACCAAGACCACCGACAAGAACTTTCCCTACGCCGCCGTCGAAGCTGCTGGCTACGAAGTCGCGCACCTAGGACTCAGTCAGTGGAACGGCGTAGCCATCGCCTCCCGCATCGGCTTGGAAGACATCACAACACAATTCCCGGACCAACCCGGATTCCACAAAGACCCACTCCAGCCACAAGACATCGAGGCCCGCGCCATTGGTGCCACATGTGGTGGCGTACGCGTGTGGAGCCTCTATGTACCCAACGGCCGCGAGATCGCCGACCCACACTATGACTACAAACTTCGCTGGCTCGATGCCCTAGCCAAGGCAGTAGAAGACGACCTACGCCGCACCCCGGAGCGGCAACTCGTCCTCACCGGCGACTTCAACATCGCTCCCCGCGACGAAGACGTATGGGACATGGCTTTCTTCGAAGGAAAGACCCACGTCACCGAACCAGAACGAGTCGCCTTCGAGGCGCTCCTCGACGCCGGACTCCAAGAAGTCACCCGATCCTTCACCGAAGGCCAATTCACCTACTGGGACTACCAGCAGATGCGGTTCCAGCGCGGGCAGGGCATGCGGATTGACTTCCAATTGGCGTCGAAAAGCGTGCGGGCGGTGCATGCCTTTGTTGATACCGAGGAGCGCTCAACCAAGGGAGCATCCGACCACGCCCCCGTCATCGTGGATTATGAGACAGCCAGGATAGACGACGTTCGCTAA